One Leptospira meyeri genomic region harbors:
- the trpA gene encoding tryptophan synthase subunit alpha, with product MSKIKSLFESGKFKSAFIPYFTLGDPNYPDSIEFGKTILDNGADILELGIPFSDPVADGPVIQRAVARSLKNAFSFEEIFRVTKAIHDHKPETPLVYLTYFNPIYHCGIAKFLDRAKESGIVGLVIPDLPFDTEESETLFRELKVRDMDLIHLVTPASEKKRIQALTKTSSGFIYYVTSFGVTGERREFSVDLKERIKFLKDTIKLPICAGFGISTPEQSNQISQYADGIIIGSAIQRIIEENGSDRTKAVSALADYISKIRASIS from the coding sequence ATGAGTAAAATAAAATCACTATTTGAAAGTGGAAAATTTAAATCTGCGTTTATCCCTTATTTTACCTTAGGGGATCCAAACTATCCTGACTCAATTGAATTTGGAAAAACTATTTTAGACAATGGGGCCGATATTTTGGAACTCGGAATCCCTTTTTCTGATCCAGTTGCAGATGGTCCCGTCATCCAAAGGGCAGTGGCTCGTTCTTTAAAGAATGCTTTTTCTTTCGAAGAGATCTTTCGAGTCACAAAAGCCATCCACGACCACAAACCAGAAACACCACTCGTTTATCTAACGTATTTCAATCCCATTTACCATTGCGGGATTGCGAAGTTTTTAGACCGGGCGAAGGAATCAGGAATTGTCGGACTTGTGATTCCCGATTTACCGTTCGATACAGAAGAAAGTGAAACTTTATTCCGAGAACTAAAGGTTCGGGATATGGACCTCATCCATTTGGTCACTCCAGCTTCCGAAAAAAAGAGGATCCAAGCACTGACGAAAACTTCCTCAGGTTTCATTTACTATGTAACTTCTTTTGGAGTGACTGGAGAAAGGCGAGAGTTCTCAGTTGATTTAAAAGAAAGAATCAAATTCTTAAAAGACACCATTAAATTGCCAATTTGTGCAGGATTTGGAATCTCCACCCCGGAACAATCCAACCAAATTTCACAGTATGCGGATGGGATCATCATCGGTTCTGCGATCCAAAGGATCATTGAAGAAAACGGGTCTGACCGTACAAAAGCAGTTTCGGCATTGGCGGATTACATTTCAAAAATCAGGGCATCAATTTCCTAA
- a CDS encoding adenylate/guanylate cyclase domain-containing protein, which yields MSDKESKSLSILDYLSVTVAALGSLGVIISVVMTGWEYEFSFLIGGLLTLLTSSYFVYKTIEKVSKDKQKSGAIWLSYVIAIFMYTLVNTFQPLKDLEENSVSTRFQFLRGSNTKTESEGDTGRIEYIQFQPPAKARKDINIIGITTESLEKLQGTWPLPWSYYADIIETFKESNNILMFDIFFVDYKPGQTEEMVTALQKNRNVLFDYPMEVSAESKEAVLNLEKRIDILRKFQLRNVIDENDAGISWVKFPQPPIEPIGELSAGLGFANVKKDESGLNRKMPLVVKVYNSGRDRETEYFPSIDLLIVCKYYGIDVQRDVEVKMGHYVKLSNIPKKIIREFNIKERKFEERDVMQVPNEKREVVIPIDWEGQMEINFVGGRYSFKQNEIFEVTNDWDAELLEANQISNKIFLVAMYYATGRGASKDSHLSPFGDMSGIEHHAHAINTILNQDFLSTVPNWGIFLIYVGLGVMIGFLQPRVKTHIGFVIMLTQLLLYVVATLYIFQTFNLITVLPSVTIEQIVVFVAIIGFRILTEEENVKYIRQTFSKFVSKDVVDELLKHPDNLALGGSKREITIFFSDVRGFTTISEQLGPEDLVKLLNEYLSAMTDIIIEYKGTIDKYMGDAIMAFWGAPVPLEDHAYYACVAALAQLDHLKVLQQKWAERNVPVIDIGCGLNSGPAVVGNMGSSHRMEYTCMGDTINLGSRLEGSNKMYTTNVIISEYTYEKVKDRVVARELDLVRVKGKTQPVRIYELLGITNPEDMEKMKRPLQKAAT from the coding sequence ATGTCCGACAAAGAATCAAAATCGCTTTCGATTTTGGACTATCTCAGTGTTACCGTTGCCGCACTAGGATCACTTGGTGTGATCATTTCTGTCGTCATGACAGGGTGGGAATACGAATTTTCCTTCCTCATTGGTGGTTTACTCACTTTACTTACTTCTTCTTATTTTGTATATAAAACCATAGAAAAGGTTTCAAAAGACAAACAGAAGTCAGGTGCGATTTGGTTATCCTATGTGATCGCCATTTTTATGTATACATTGGTAAACACCTTCCAACCACTCAAAGATTTGGAAGAAAATTCTGTGTCCACTAGGTTCCAATTTTTACGCGGATCCAACACCAAAACAGAAAGTGAGGGTGATACTGGACGAATCGAATACATTCAGTTCCAACCACCAGCTAAGGCTCGTAAGGATATCAATATCATTGGTATCACCACTGAGTCACTTGAAAAATTGCAGGGAACTTGGCCTCTTCCTTGGAGTTATTACGCAGACATCATTGAAACTTTTAAAGAATCGAACAACATTCTGATGTTCGATATTTTCTTCGTAGATTATAAACCCGGTCAAACCGAAGAGATGGTTACTGCTCTTCAAAAGAACCGGAATGTCCTCTTTGACTACCCTATGGAAGTCAGTGCGGAATCAAAAGAAGCGGTTCTCAATTTGGAAAAACGAATTGATATCCTTCGTAAGTTTCAATTAAGAAATGTCATCGATGAGAACGATGCGGGGATCTCTTGGGTCAAATTCCCACAACCTCCCATTGAACCCATTGGAGAATTGTCAGCTGGTCTTGGTTTTGCGAACGTAAAAAAAGACGAATCTGGTTTGAATCGTAAGATGCCACTTGTTGTTAAAGTATATAACTCGGGAAGAGATAGGGAAACAGAATATTTCCCTTCCATCGATTTACTCATTGTTTGTAAATACTACGGTATCGACGTACAAAGAGATGTGGAAGTCAAAATGGGACATTATGTAAAATTGTCCAACATTCCTAAAAAAATCATCCGAGAGTTCAACATCAAAGAACGTAAGTTTGAAGAAAGGGATGTCATGCAAGTCCCGAACGAAAAAAGAGAAGTGGTCATTCCTATCGATTGGGAAGGACAAATGGAAATCAACTTCGTAGGTGGACGTTATTCCTTCAAACAAAACGAAATTTTTGAGGTCACTAATGATTGGGATGCTGAACTACTCGAAGCAAACCAAATCAGTAACAAAATCTTTCTTGTGGCAATGTATTATGCAACAGGACGTGGAGCATCGAAAGACTCCCACTTATCTCCGTTTGGTGATATGTCTGGAATTGAACACCACGCACATGCAATTAATACCATCTTAAACCAAGACTTTTTGTCCACAGTACCAAACTGGGGGATCTTTTTGATCTATGTGGGTCTTGGTGTGATGATTGGATTTTTACAACCAAGGGTAAAAACTCATATTGGATTTGTGATTATGTTGACTCAGCTTTTACTTTATGTAGTCGCTACGCTCTACATTTTCCAAACCTTTAACCTCATTACAGTCCTTCCGTCAGTGACCATCGAGCAAATTGTGGTTTTTGTTGCCATCATTGGATTTAGAATCTTAACAGAAGAAGAAAACGTAAAATACATTCGCCAAACCTTTTCCAAATTCGTATCCAAAGACGTTGTGGATGAACTTCTCAAACACCCGGACAACTTGGCACTTGGGGGGTCCAAACGAGAGATCACTATTTTTTTCTCTGACGTTCGTGGGTTCACTACTATCTCCGAACAGTTGGGACCAGAAGATTTGGTGAAATTACTGAATGAATATTTGTCCGCCATGACGGATATCATTATTGAATACAAAGGAACCATTGATAAGTATATGGGAGATGCGATCATGGCATTCTGGGGAGCCCCAGTTCCTCTGGAAGACCATGCATACTACGCATGTGTAGCGGCATTGGCACAGCTTGATCATTTAAAGGTCCTCCAACAAAAGTGGGCAGAACGAAATGTTCCGGTGATCGATATTGGATGTGGTCTCAATTCCGGTCCTGCCGTTGTTGGGAACATGGGATCCTCACACAGGATGGAATATACATGTATGGGTGATACGATCAACCTTGGATCCCGATTGGAAGGATCCAATAAAATGTACACCACAAATGTGATTATCTCTGAATACACTTACGAAAAAGTGAAAGACCGAGTGGTCGCTCGGGAACTGGATTTAGTGCGAGTAAAAGGAAAAACCCAACCTGTTCGGATTTACGAATTGCTTGGAATCACAAACCCAGAAGATATGGAGAAAATGAAGCGGCCTCTCCAAAAGGCGGCAACATGA
- the dxs gene encoding 1-deoxy-D-xylulose-5-phosphate synthase, giving the protein MPSYPYLDKIQFPEDLRKINEADLPKVCHDLREYIIDTLSDVGGHFASNLGVVELTVALHYVFQTPIDKIIWDVGHQTYPHKILTGRKKELPTVRKWLGLSGFPKREESEYDLYNTGHAGTSISQALGEACARDLLGKDYKVAAVIGDASIATGMALEAMNHGGHIKPNMLVILNDNYMSISKNVGSISNYLNRIISSQVYNRGKTAFYSFLKWIPLIGPALQALAHNMETSFKHFMMRPGGLFEDLGFTYFGPIDGHDVNRVVHMLQNLSKIQGPILLHVLTQKGKGYKPAEADPIKYHGVTPFNKESGKMASSDSNKIGLSKIVGKTLTDLTDKDKRIAVITPAMIEGSGLREYQEAYPEHTFDVGIAEQHSVAFAGAMTSGGAIPYMCIYSTFLTRAMDQLVEDVSLMNLPVRFVIDRAGIVGPDGETHQGLSDLGYLAGLPNMDIIVPSSAQDIIDSLHFMKDYTEHPIAIRFPKDNGDLRELKFDSPLPITKAKGRLVLEGEDLLILSVGFMLPIATAVAGILKQKGISVSVVDLFWLRPYDTDLVHGQIQKNRRFVILDESYVHAGASGFLLNEISSGLLSKFLKTFALPPEPIHHGERNQILDHYRLTASQIAEDLVQSLKK; this is encoded by the coding sequence ATGCCATCATATCCCTATCTCGACAAAATCCAATTTCCGGAAGATCTTAGAAAGATAAACGAAGCGGATCTCCCGAAGGTTTGCCATGACCTTCGGGAATACATCATAGATACCCTCTCTGACGTGGGAGGGCACTTCGCCAGTAACCTTGGTGTTGTGGAACTCACGGTAGCATTACATTATGTGTTTCAAACCCCAATAGACAAAATCATCTGGGATGTTGGACACCAAACTTACCCTCACAAAATTCTTACAGGAAGAAAAAAAGAACTCCCCACCGTTCGTAAATGGTTGGGACTTTCTGGATTCCCTAAAAGGGAAGAATCCGAATACGATTTGTACAACACTGGCCATGCCGGAACATCCATCTCCCAGGCCCTCGGTGAGGCTTGTGCCCGCGACCTGTTAGGTAAAGATTATAAAGTGGCAGCTGTGATTGGAGACGCCTCGATTGCCACGGGAATGGCACTCGAAGCCATGAACCACGGTGGTCATATCAAACCGAATATGTTAGTCATTTTGAATGATAACTATATGTCCATTTCCAAAAACGTAGGTTCCATTTCAAATTATCTCAATCGCATTATTTCTTCTCAGGTATATAACAGAGGTAAAACGGCATTCTATAGTTTTTTAAAATGGATACCTCTCATTGGACCCGCCTTACAGGCGCTTGCTCATAATATGGAAACTTCTTTTAAACATTTTATGATGCGTCCAGGTGGACTCTTTGAAGATTTGGGATTTACTTATTTTGGACCGATTGATGGCCATGATGTGAACCGAGTGGTTCATATGTTGCAGAACCTCTCCAAAATCCAAGGACCTATCCTTTTGCATGTATTAACCCAAAAAGGAAAAGGTTACAAACCTGCTGAAGCCGATCCCATCAAATACCATGGTGTCACACCGTTCAATAAAGAGTCGGGGAAGATGGCCTCTTCCGATTCCAATAAAATTGGTCTTTCTAAAATAGTTGGAAAAACACTAACCGATTTAACTGACAAAGACAAACGGATTGCAGTCATTACCCCTGCGATGATTGAAGGATCAGGACTTCGCGAATACCAAGAAGCATATCCGGAGCATACCTTTGACGTGGGAATTGCAGAGCAACATTCCGTTGCCTTTGCCGGTGCGATGACAAGTGGCGGGGCCATTCCTTACATGTGTATTTATTCCACATTTCTCACAAGGGCCATGGACCAACTTGTGGAAGATGTTTCTCTTATGAATTTGCCTGTCCGATTTGTAATCGATCGTGCTGGAATCGTGGGCCCAGACGGCGAAACCCACCAAGGTCTTTCTGATCTTGGGTACTTAGCTGGGCTTCCCAATATGGACATCATTGTGCCAAGTTCTGCTCAAGATATCATCGATAGCCTACATTTTATGAAGGATTATACGGAACATCCCATTGCCATTCGTTTTCCAAAGGATAACGGCGACTTACGCGAGTTAAAGTTTGACTCTCCACTTCCTATCACCAAGGCAAAAGGCCGTTTGGTTCTGGAAGGAGAAGATTTACTGATTTTATCTGTTGGGTTTATGTTGCCGATTGCTACGGCAGTTGCAGGAATTTTAAAACAAAAAGGGATTTCTGTTTCCGTTGTGGATCTCTTTTGGTTACGCCCTTATGATACGGATCTTGTACATGGACAAATTCAAAAAAACAGACGGTTTGTGATTTTGGACGAAAGTTATGTCCATGCAGGTGCTTCCGGTTTTCTTTTGAATGAAATTTCTTCCGGCTTATTAAGTAAGTTTTTAAAGACCTTTGCATTGCCACCCGAACCCATCCATCATGGGGAAAGGAATCAAATTTTGGATCATTACCGACTGACCGCTTCACAAATTGCCGAAGATTTGGTTCAGTCTTTGAAAAAATAA
- a CDS encoding tetratricopeptide repeat protein, with product MKENARISLSSSSFQLSLDLAKDHFKVGDLDRAEFHLRSSLELEESEEAYFYLGLVQNALGQWSDALASYYKAVSLNHEYGNPCNEIGVLLLRMGNDKEAVYWLKKSVRCERNDAPHISYFNLATLYKLWNRPERSLQYLHKALTLKKDFSEANDLWRELKSDEEAPSN from the coding sequence ATGAAAGAAAATGCGAGGATCTCATTGTCTTCTAGTTCTTTCCAACTTTCCTTAGATTTAGCCAAAGACCATTTCAAAGTCGGTGACCTAGACCGAGCTGAATTCCACCTTCGTTCCAGTTTGGAATTGGAAGAATCCGAAGAAGCCTATTTTTATTTAGGTTTGGTGCAAAACGCTCTCGGCCAATGGAGTGATGCACTGGCTTCTTATTACAAAGCCGTCAGTTTAAACCACGAATATGGCAACCCATGCAATGAAATTGGTGTGTTATTGTTACGTATGGGAAACGATAAAGAAGCAGTCTACTGGTTAAAAAAATCCGTTCGTTGTGAACGAAACGATGCTCCTCATATATCTTATTTTAACCTTGCTACTTTGTATAAATTATGGAACAGGCCTGAAAGGTCCTTACAATACCTTCACAAAGCTTTGACTCTTAAAAAAGATTTTTCAGAGGCAAATGATCTTTGGAGGGAATTAAAATCCGACGAAGAAGCACCTTCCAACTAA